A window of Marinobacter sp. es.042 genomic DNA:
CATTGTTAATGTAGGCGGGCAGATCCACCCGGATTTCGTTGCAGGACATTGTCATCACCTCATCCCCCCACACGTCCAGCCGGCTCGGTTGGTTCCAGCTCCCGCTGCAATTTCTTTCGCAGGGCCGCCCGGCACCTGTGTAAGCGCGATTTCACAGTCCCCAGCGGGATATCCAGCACCTCCGCAATGTCCTCCTGACGCCAACCGTCCACATCATGAAGAAACAAAAGGGTCCGCTGATCGGGCGTCAAGGTCATCATCACCCGGTCCAATGCCGGTCCCAGGCGCGAGTGTTCGAGCTGCAGATCCGGGCCAACACTGTCGGATTCGAGGCTGTCCAGCCAATCGGCCTGGCTTTCACTGCCGACCAGCTCCGTCAACGGACGGTCACTCTGCCGGTTCTTACGCCGCACCTGATCAATAAACTGCCTGTAGAGCACCCGATTCAGCCAGGGCCTTAGCTGGTCAACGCTTTCCAGCTCATCAAG
This region includes:
- a CDS encoding RNA polymerase sigma factor translates to MAIFPFKPSKSRRFDALVRPHLDAMYRFAYRLAGQQQDAEDLVQDVVVKLFPKLDELESVDQLRPWLNRVLYRQFIDQVRRKNRQSDRPLTELVGSESQADWLDSLESDSVGPDLQLEHSRLGPALDRVMMTLTPDQRTLLFLHDVDGWRQEDIAEVLDIPLGTVKSRLHRCRAALRKKLQRELEPTEPAGRVGG